Proteins encoded within one genomic window of Lampris incognitus isolate fLamInc1 chromosome 1, fLamInc1.hap2, whole genome shotgun sequence:
- the si:ch211-175m2.5 gene encoding uncharacterized protein si:ch211-175m2.5 gives MASGVLKLLSTPTFALSASLRSARVCLQTSAAAARARRLCSDAPPERISRYPVPYKKDLPYDIVELMEEVESKAGFLPNVFKVLSHRPAEFRGFFAYYNELMNKDTGRLTKADRELIVVATSIHNQCLYCVVSHSALHRIYSKRPNLADQVIVNYKNAALSAREQAMLDFAMAVCRSDSITEQHFLSLEEVGFDREDAWDIGAIAAFFAMSNRLAHLSDMRPNVEFYNMGRLPQDEGKNEEEEEEESK, from the exons ATGGCGAGCGGTGTCCTGAAGTTGCTCAGCACGCCCACCTTTGCGTTGTCC GCTTCCCTCCGGTCCGCCCGTGTTTGTTTGCAGacgtcggcggcggcggcgcgggCCAGACGCCTCTGCAGCGACGCGCCTCCGGAGAGAATCAGCCGCTACCCGGTCCCCTACAAGAAAGACCTGCCGTACGATATCGTGGAGCTGATGGAGGAGGTGGAGTCAAAG GCTGGCTTTTTGCCAAACGTCTTTAAAGTCCTCTCCCATAGACCTGCAGAGTTCAGGGGTTTCTTTGCATACTACAATGAACTCATGAACAAGGACACAG GGAGACTAACCAAGGCTGATCGGGAGTTGATTGTGGTGGCCACCAGCATTCACAACCAGTGTCTCTATTGTGTGGTATCCCACAGTGCACTGCATCGCATCTACTCGAAGAGACCCAATCTTGCTGACCAG GTCATTGTTAACTACAAGAATGCAGCGCTGTCAGCCCGGGAGCAAGCCATGCTGGACTTTGCCATGGCTGTGTGCCGCAGTGACTCCATAACCGAGCAGCACTTCCTGTCTCTTGAGGAAGTGGGTTTCGACCGGGAGGACGCTTGGGACATTGGCGCCATTGCTGCTTTTTTCGCCATGTCAAACCGCCTTGCACACCTCTCCGACATGAGGCCTAATGTGGAATTCTACAATATGGGCCGTTTACCACAGGACGAAGGCAagaacgaggaggaggaggaggaggagagcaagTGA